One Asterias rubens chromosome 8, eAstRub1.3, whole genome shotgun sequence genomic window, ACGTTTCAAGTTAATCAAAATCATAAATCATGGTTttagttattttgttcatttatgtTTTGCCCTGCACACAGTGTATGCTCTTTCGTTGTACAACAATGTTCTGCATATTGATTGACTGAATATTTCTTCATATCCCCCCTCCATAGTGTGACTGTCACTTATTAAAGGGTATaatactttttcctaacaaaaaacacaatgtccactgatttacattaaagccattggaccctttcggttcagaaaaaaaaaaaaaagttaacagatttacaaataacttacagggtttacagaaggcaatggtgaaagacttctcttgaaatattattccatgaaatgctttactttttgagaaaacagcaaaacaatataaattctcgttaacacgaattacggatttattttaaacacatttcatgacacggcgaaacgcgcggaaacaatggtgggtttttccgttgttttctcccgactccgatgaccgattgagcctaaattttcacaggtttgttgtttgatatagaagttgtggtacacaaagtgtgggccttggacaacactgtttaccgaaagggtccaatggcttcaaacttacacagtttgaagattatgataaaagaaagcttcccttgaaattctacttactgaggtgctgtagtttttgagaaatgagtaaaagaaatACTTTTCgtttcagttttagcatgtaaaaacgtattaaccagttatgctatggttttggtataatatcataactggttaaggggattttacaagctaaaataattttggtctcatgggaccaaaattattttgtgacttgttttactcatttcttaaaaactacacaaccttagttagtaataattatttgaagggaagctttccactatcattatcttcaaaccctgtaagtttaatgtaaatctgtggacattttgaaaaagtacccgaatcctttaaaggaactcGAACGAAACAccatttgaaaaagaaaaaaacagtatCGTACgtgttaaaaaaagaagaaaaagattGCTGCAAATTGAAAGCTGTAGTTCAAGTGCATATCGTTTCTTTATTCCTTAATTTGTAGATATTTTTACGATGATGTGGGTCACATCTGCTCTTGTTCACGAGTGGTGGTGTTTGAACTTTGCCGTTGGTTGCTATAACGTAAAGTACcaaagacttaaaggcactggacaccttttggtattGTCCACTAggtgtatgcataaaaaaacaaatccgtGAAAATTTGCCTCAAttttgttcatcgaagttgcaaagagaacaatgaaagaaaaaacagaattGTTGcccaaaattgtgtgctttcagatgccttttttaaagaaaaaaacacaccaaaaacctacgttacttcagagggccggagccgtttctcacaatgtattactatcaacagctctcccgtgcttattaccaagtaagtttgtatgctaacaattattttgagaaatttgtagtgtccaatgtctttaagaccAGATGGTCACTTTGTGAGCGATGAAAAGTGAACCTGGCATAAATCCGCACAAATGAGTAGTATCTGACAAGTCGTGCTTCTATCTATATTTGCACAAGTCCACAACCTCCTTAAATCAGTCAATAAACGAGGCTCACAACATCTTAAAGTAATACTGCGCAGGCCTAGACATCTTAACGTTGACGTTTAAGAGTGTACTGAGACGAGCTCGTGTGTCTTGCAGCTCGAGCTCTGGATATTGGTTTTTTGCTACATCTTTGAGTTTCCTCCCTGGCCCATCAATATACACTGAGATGGGTAGCGGATGTCACATCATTGAATGTTGCTCTAAATTGCCTTAGCGTTTGATACATTGTTACTACTTCAGAAGTGAATAACGCTTGGACCGTGGACTTTGCAACATCAGTTCAATACTGAGTAGGAAAACCAAACTTCTGTAATGTGGAAAGGGTAGACTGTCAGTTCGTGTCTGAGCAAGCCGACCGCAGGAAGATATCATTATTGCCATAACGGTTACTGATTGATCTTTTAGTTTGATCATAGAGCTATGGTTTGATCATGCATTCGCTCACGTGTAAAGTAGTCCAAAGAAACACCCACGCCGTTGTTTAAAAGCACGACAACTACAGAGAAAGCTCGACCTATAGGTGCACAACAGGCAAGATGGGTGCCGCAGTTGTTTCAACTGAGGACATCTGCATGGACTTGACTTTGAATTACTCACAGGACGAGGAAGCGGCAATGTGGCTTCTGTATTATCCAGCGGACCAGATCATTGTCCCCTTCGTTATGTCCACGGTCATGGCCTTCGGCTTGCTGACCAACCTAGCCTTCTTGCTTGTCGTGGTTCGCGTGCATCGAATGCGGACGGCTACCAACCACTACCTAGTGCAGATCGCTCTCTCAGATATGGCGTTTCTCATCTTCGGAGCTGGTGCCAGGATCATGTACTTCAGAGCCTCACCGGTGTCGTCAGATCATAGGATGACCGGAGCAGCAGGTTGCATTGTTATCCCATTCTTGAACTCCATGGCATATTTTGCCTCCTTGTTTTTCACGGCTCTGGTGACGCGAGAGAAATACCTCGCCGTTTGTAGACCACTGGAGCACCGCATGCTGCGAGGTCGTCCCCGCATCATCAGGCTAACCTTATCTGTGTGGTGTGTTGCGGTCTTGATTTCGGCCACCTTGATACCTGCGTCTTATCTATTCGAGCCCTTCTGCATCAAATGGCCGGACTCATGGTCAACTAAGACTGACCTCCCAGACATCGCAGCAAACTGCGCTCCACTCTCACGAAACTGGGTATGGTATAACAACTCCATGCAAACGGTTCCCTTCTTTCTCACCATGTTCTTGACCATCACCATGTGCATCACCATCCTCAGAAACCCACACTTTCGGGTCGCACCGGCCCGGGACGGGCAGCACCTCGGCCCGGCCACCGCCCGTAAGATTCGCACTCGCCATCAAATCACATTCATGCTGGTAGTGAACGGGTTGGTTTGCTTCAGCCTGCTCGCTCCATTCGAGTGCTCGTCCATTGCAGCCTGGCTACGGACCCTTGTTCCCAATCCCTTGCTAAGTGATGACCAATTTAATCTGAGCACACAGATAGTCAGGATCCTAGCATACATCCAAGCAGCCGTCAACCCCATTGTGTACTACGTTGTACATCCAAGCTACCGAAGCGCCTTCTTTGAGTTATTTAAGAGGTCCAAAAGATTTGATcctaacgggaaaacccaatcAACACAGCTCTGTAATACAGTTGCTTGATAATGTGACCAAGATAAAGGAAGCGACGATGGAGCATCTCATCTTAAACATTCTTGTAGACTAGAAGAGCCAATGCGTGGATAGTTGCTGGCTCAATTGTACAAACGCATGTAAAAAATGTTACGTTTCGTAAGAGAAAccgccagtgtctttaagtcaaagtaaaataaaacatctgtATTTTGAGACAAATTTACAGCGGAACACGTCAGTTCTAAAAGGATGCAACTCAAATACAATACCGGCCAAGATGCTTGGACCACGTGACGAAATGTCACCGAcaataaacattaaaacatggcTCAATACAATTCAAAATGCCGGGCAAGATACTTGGACCACGTGACAAAATGTCACTGACAATAAACATAACCTTttggttaaaaccaaaaatgaaagACAATATGTTTgaatgctgaaaattgtgcattgaTTTTCACtgtttctcctgactcacaaaACTGATTATTTAGCCCAAATTTACGAAGGTTTGTTGTTTCTATATAAAGCTCATCACCGTACATGAAACACTGTATGTAAGTGTatgacaactcgtccgtcggacggCCATCCATCGAGATGTCCGAatcgtcgagttgtccgaacggtcgagttgtctgaactcCCTGTGAGTATAAATGTCAACTCTTATGTACAATACATTATACCTTTAAGTTAAGTACATTTAAAGCCAAGTTCAAACCGTGACGGCTGGGTCCTAAATGTCACGAATTCTATCCCCAACTTGTTTGTCTTCTTCAAGAGTCAGTCAATGCAATTTCCCTGCCCATGAAATTAATATGTATCAACCTGTACTTAGTACGGCATGATTGTTTGCTTGGGAGGGTAGCCATGGTTCTGAAGACTCTCACCAATGATTGATGATGAAATAAGAGATCATTGCCTGAATAAAAATGATACTGCACGAAGCCGCAACTAAAGGTTTGTGTGTCTCATTAGTAATTATCTATGTATGTGGTAATGGGTACTTGTTTTCTACACCTTTAATGAGGACCGAGGACAAAATAGAGACAACGGATCTTCATAATGGGAAATCTAAGAGAGGGATGTTCTGAATGGAAATGTGTATGATAGTCTACGGGatggtgttaaaggcactggacactataggtaatcactcaaaataattgttcgcataaaaacttgtgagaaatggctccttctggaataacgtagtttttgagaaaggggtaatttttcaTTCACACTATTGCTAatattcaaagaccagtcttctcacttggtgtatctaaacatatgcataaaataacaaacctgtgaaaacttgagctcaatttagtcgtcgaagttgcgagataataatggaagaaaaaacacccctgtcacacaaagttgtgtgctttcagatgcctgatttcgagacctccaaatctaattctgaggtctcgaaagttacttctttctcgaagactacgttagttcagagggagccgtttctgacaacgTATTTTTAAGCTATCAACAGCAccgcattactcgttaccaaagtaagttttttgctaataattattttgagtaattaccaatagtgtccaagggCCTTTAAAAGACCTCAGACCTGGAGcatttttcaggcatctgaaacaCATTTAAGTAAAACAATTCACATGTTGACGGCGAGGGCGCACTGCTATATGTCTCGTTTGCTAGTTTGTGCGATATGATCAACGGGACTTGAATTGAGTCTATATGAAGACGCCTGCTTCAAACCTTTGCCCTGTCCATTACACTACACAAACAACAGACCTTGTAAGATTTGTGGAtgttcaaacaaataaaacgtCATGGGCTGCCTGTCTCGACAAACAAATTAGGGATTTTGCAGTCTCGGCTAAAGGTATGCCATGGCGGAGTATCCCTTCATGGGTCCAGCATGCTCGTATCCTTGGGTTGGGACACACTTCAGAGTCCACGACAAATTCACCAGTTAAACAACACTTAATATTAAAGACGATCAATGGTGTAGTCAAAGCCGACCACAGCAACATTTTAGAATCAAAACTGCAGAGGGCAAGAAAGGGCAACGACAATCAGTTCAAATTACCCGGCATCTCATCTACCATCTACGAGCAATCTTTTTCTCCAAGAACACTGAAATTATGGAATAATCTGCAACAATCCCTCTTAGATTCCACATCCCACCAAATCTTCAAAAGTAATAATATTCACAATCTATAGgcctaaacaacaacaacaacaacaacaacaacaaaccgaACTAGACAATGCTCTTCTGACCTCCTtgttaaaggaaaaaaaacaggattggTTTTGCTAtcaaaaagttgctggcagtgtaagcactttatgtgatccaccatatacataaactgacaaacctgcagaagtttgaaatcgatcgggcatctgggtcacgagagaatagtgaaaaactgattacaaattttacattgcaccaatggcaaaacaaaaatgaataaaacgctcactgagcaataaactccaaacgcgaaattagattacttatttctcatcaaaatatgcaatttttgacagaaatatttcaagggatgttttaaactatcatcatcattagaccatgtaagttttatgtaaatctgtgatcttcacgatttttgtttcttaccaattctgtatagTTCCTTTAAGTTCCGCAGCGGAAGTTTCAGGAGGAAAACCTACAAAGTCCCAACTACCAAGCATAACCACTGACGTCTGTTTCCACGATGAGAGATCATTAACTTAAACCCGTACTTACAAAGTCCAATAGCATTGAACCAAAACAACTTCCATAGTGGTCTCCTGTTTTCGACCAGCAAAGAGATgcactttattttttatgatcCGTGCATATTGACAACAAACAAGCGGTTGTTCAAGTTTATGAGAACTCCCTGTCTTCAT contains:
- the LOC117293475 gene encoding C-C chemokine receptor 1-like protein 1; the protein is MGAAVVSTEDICMDLTLNYSQDEEAAMWLLYYPADQIIVPFVMSTVMAFGLLTNLAFLLVVVRVHRMRTATNHYLVQIALSDMAFLIFGAGARIMYFRASPVSSDHRMTGAAGCIVIPFLNSMAYFASLFFTALVTREKYLAVCRPLEHRMLRGRPRIIRLTLSVWCVAVLISATLIPASYLFEPFCIKWPDSWSTKTDLPDIAANCAPLSRNWVWYNNSMQTVPFFLTMFLTITMCITILRNPHFRVAPARDGQHLGPATARKIRTRHQITFMLVVNGLVCFSLLAPFECSSIAAWLRTLVPNPLLSDDQFNLSTQIVRILAYIQAAVNPIVYYVVHPSYRSAFFELFKRSKRFDPNGKTQSTQLCNTVA